The following coding sequences lie in one Jonesia denitrificans DSM 20603 genomic window:
- a CDS encoding HAD family hydrolase: MTPAPMLIGLDIDGTIMTADEFISSAVREAITELRLRGHHVVLATGRPLVAVLPVLKDLGIDSGWAVCSNGSVTARLDASGPGAYELDDVVEFPAGPAVDALDAHLPHAVIGLENIGVGYSISADFGSPRLHGSHIITPVAALRAMRTPRVVVARAQHPPAQFRADVAAVDLADSYYSIADEHWMDLAPAGITKAYGLDRLRARLGIPTSATVAVGDADNDIDMLQWAGHGVAMGHAAADVIAAADDVTWPITDDGLAPVLQSLLS, encoded by the coding sequence GTGACACCCGCCCCCATGCTTATCGGCCTCGACATCGATGGGACCATCATGACCGCCGACGAATTCATTTCGTCGGCGGTCCGTGAGGCAATCACCGAACTACGGTTACGTGGCCACCACGTGGTCCTCGCCACGGGTCGGCCACTGGTTGCGGTCCTTCCAGTGCTTAAAGACTTAGGCATCGACTCTGGGTGGGCGGTGTGCTCGAACGGGTCAGTCACTGCCCGCCTTGATGCCTCCGGTCCAGGCGCCTATGAACTTGATGATGTTGTTGAGTTCCCCGCCGGGCCAGCAGTCGATGCGCTTGACGCGCATCTGCCGCACGCTGTCATCGGGTTGGAGAACATTGGGGTGGGTTACTCGATCTCCGCTGATTTTGGTTCCCCACGGTTGCATGGCAGTCACATCATCACACCAGTGGCGGCACTGCGCGCCATGCGCACCCCACGAGTTGTTGTGGCCCGTGCACAACATCCGCCCGCACAGTTCCGTGCTGATGTTGCTGCTGTGGACTTGGCGGACTCGTACTATTCCATTGCGGACGAACACTGGATGGATCTTGCACCAGCAGGGATCACCAAAGCCTATGGGCTAGACCGTCTTCGCGCCCGTTTGGGGATCCCCACCAGCGCTACCGTCGCGGTGGGTGACGCCGACAATGACATCGACATGCTTCAGTGGGCTGGGCATGGTGTCGCCATGGGGCACGCGGCCGCTGACGTCATCGCCGCTGCGGATGACGTGACCTGGCCGATCACGGATGACGGACTTGCCCCAGTGCTGCAATCACTGCTGAGCTGA